In Dysgonomonas mossii, a single window of DNA contains:
- a CDS encoding transposase, producing the protein MTQLNINVDFEELASAILESNLNTAMKSIAVTVLNAYMEMERDQFVNADFKQKHPERIAQRNGYYERDFMISVGTLHLKVPRTR; encoded by the coding sequence ATGACTCAGTTAAATATTAACGTAGACTTTGAAGAATTGGCAAGTGCTATTTTAGAAAGTAATTTAAATACTGCTATGAAAAGTATAGCTGTAACTGTATTAAATGCTTATATGGAAATGGAAAGAGATCAGTTTGTGAACGCTGATTTCAAACAAAAGCATCCTGAAAGGATTGCACAACGAAATGGCTACTATGAACGTGATTTTATGATTTCAGTCGGAACACTTCATTTAAAAGTACCTAGAACGCGTG